One region of Opitutaceae bacterium genomic DNA includes:
- a CDS encoding MBOAT family protein, translating into MLFNSLEFAVSFPVVCALYFLVPRGLKTPLLLVASCGFYMAFIPAYILILFTTILVDYFAGIWIENSEGRRRRTLLWVSIVVTCVILFVFKYFFFTDTLPPFHGGAPASLEPALKIILPIGLSFHTFQSLSYVIEVYRGHQKAERDFVTYATYVMFFPQLVAGPIERPQNLLHQFHEPQGFDHERVVSGLRRMAWGFFKKLVVADRLALFVNDVYGAPQQHNGLQLTIATVFFAYQIYCDFSGYSDIAIGSARVLGFTLMENFERPYQSTSISEFWRRWHISLSTWFRDYVYFPMGGSKVSRPKWVRNILVTFGVSGLWHGAAWTYVIWGLLNGVYLVFGGMTNGLRNRCLGAMGLHEATLLRRFLMWLTTFVLIGITWILFRAKTFSDAWYILTHLYSGWDLATLKTQNFQLKHFPVAIFGIALLEFLQYAEGRWQVSGRLVRLPTLVRWPAYASVVYFVILFGVYQSAQFIYFQF; encoded by the coding sequence ATGCTTTTCAATTCGCTCGAATTCGCGGTCTCTTTTCCGGTAGTCTGCGCCCTCTACTTTCTGGTTCCGCGGGGGTTGAAAACACCGCTGCTGCTGGTTGCGAGCTGCGGGTTCTATATGGCGTTTATTCCCGCCTATATCCTGATTCTTTTCACCACCATTCTGGTCGACTATTTTGCTGGAATTTGGATCGAAAACAGCGAGGGCCGCCGCCGCAGGACCCTGCTCTGGGTGAGCATCGTCGTCACGTGTGTGATACTATTTGTTTTCAAATACTTTTTCTTCACGGACACCCTGCCGCCATTTCACGGCGGCGCACCGGCCAGTTTGGAGCCTGCGCTCAAGATCATACTTCCCATCGGGCTTTCCTTTCACACGTTCCAGAGTCTCAGTTATGTCATAGAAGTTTATCGAGGGCATCAGAAGGCCGAGCGCGATTTTGTCACCTACGCCACTTATGTGATGTTTTTTCCCCAGCTCGTGGCGGGGCCTATCGAGCGACCGCAGAACCTGCTGCACCAATTCCATGAGCCACAGGGGTTCGATCATGAGCGGGTTGTCAGCGGACTCCGTCGGATGGCTTGGGGGTTCTTCAAGAAACTGGTCGTCGCTGACCGCCTGGCCCTGTTTGTCAACGATGTCTATGGAGCTCCCCAGCAGCACAACGGTCTGCAGCTCACGATTGCGACTGTATTCTTTGCCTATCAGATCTACTGTGATTTCTCAGGCTACTCGGACATCGCCATTGGATCCGCGCGAGTGCTCGGCTTCACGCTCATGGAGAACTTCGAGCGCCCGTACCAGTCGACCTCCATTTCGGAGTTCTGGCGTCGCTGGCATATTTCGCTGTCAACCTGGTTCCGGGATTACGTGTACTTCCCGATGGGTGGCAGCAAGGTGTCCCGACCGAAATGGGTCCGTAACATTCTAGTTACCTTTGGAGTTAGCGGACTCTGGCACGGGGCGGCCTGGACCTATGTGATCTGGGGCCTGCTGAATGGCGTCTATCTCGTCTTTGGAGGCATGACGAATGGTTTGCGGAATCGCTGCCTTGGGGCGATGGGCCTTCATGAAGCGACGCTCCTCCGGCGATTCCTGATGTGGCTGACCACATTCGTGCTCATCGGCATCACCTGGATACTTTTCCGAGCGAAGACATTTTCGGATGCCTGGTACATCTTGACGCACCTTTACTCCGGATGGGATCTGGCGACTCTCAAAACACAGAATTTTCAGTTGAAGCACTTTCCGGTTGCGATATTTGGCATCGCACTACTGGAGTTCCTCCAGTACGCAGAAGGCCGCTGGCAAGTTTCAGGCAGGCTCGTCCGTCTTCCCACTTTGGTGCGCTGGCCCGCCTATGCATCCGTGGTTTACTTCGTCATTCTATTCGGGGTCTATCAATCCGCTCAGTTTATCTATTTCCAATTTTAG
- a CDS encoding polysaccharide deacetylase family protein, translating into MVLRNARPIISFTFDDFPASAYTATAPLFAQAGGLRATFYTSLGLLGTQTPTGRIVSRELLREVLTGPHEVACHTYDHFDAFETSFAAYRDSVSRNLSELRALEPLATFENHSYPISFPRLRTKRFIGRRFVSGRAGGQTHNAGEADLAYLRSFFIERSRDKPEAMREEIDRTVQAEHAWLIFSTHDVTENPTEYGCTPALFEQVFQWAIESGAQILSVKEAIRACGLGSTEKAG; encoded by the coding sequence GTGGTGCTTCGCAATGCGCGGCCGATCATTTCTTTCACGTTCGACGATTTCCCGGCGTCCGCCTATACGGCGACAGCGCCGCTCTTCGCCCAGGCCGGTGGCCTGCGGGCGACATTCTACACTTCCCTCGGCCTTCTGGGCACCCAGACCCCCACGGGCCGGATTGTCAGCCGGGAGCTCTTGCGGGAGGTCCTAACCGGACCGCATGAGGTGGCGTGTCACACGTACGATCATTTCGACGCTTTTGAGACGTCGTTCGCGGCGTACCGGGATTCGGTGTCGCGGAATCTGAGCGAACTGCGCGCCCTTGAGCCTCTGGCGACCTTCGAGAACCACTCGTATCCGATCAGCTTTCCGCGGCTGCGCACGAAACGCTTCATTGGCCGGCGGTTCGTTTCCGGGCGAGCCGGCGGGCAGACGCACAATGCCGGTGAGGCCGACCTGGCCTACCTGCGGTCCTTCTTCATCGAGCGATCCAGAGACAAGCCCGAGGCGATGCGGGAAGAGATTGATCGCACGGTCCAGGCTGAGCATGCTTGGTTGATATTTTCGACGCATGATGTGACGGAGAATCCAACGGAATACGGGTGCACGCCGGCGCTCTTCGAGCAGGTGTTTCAGTGGGCGATTGAATCGGGGGCGCAGATTCTGTCGGTGAAAGAGGCGATCCGGGCTTGTGGATTGGGGAGCACGGAAAAGGCGGGATAG
- a CDS encoding GxxExxY protein, translating into MKELDEVTGAIVDAAMKIHVRLGPGLLESVYEAVLARDLERRGFQVERQKAIRFEYDGMVFEEGFRADLLVEDRVIVELKSVEKLAPVHGKQLLTYLRLMHLPVGLLINFGEATLREGLHRIVNNLTPTTSPSLKVNQ; encoded by the coding sequence ATGAAAGAACTGGATGAAGTCACTGGGGCCATTGTGGATGCCGCGATGAAGATTCACGTGAGGCTTGGGCCGGGGCTTCTGGAATCGGTATACGAGGCTGTGCTGGCGCGTGATCTGGAGCGTCGCGGGTTTCAGGTCGAGCGGCAGAAGGCGATCCGGTTTGAATATGATGGCATGGTCTTTGAGGAAGGATTCCGTGCTGACCTGCTTGTGGAGGACCGCGTGATCGTGGAACTGAAATCCGTGGAGAAGCTTGCGCCTGTGCACGGCAAGCAGTTGCTAACCTACCTGCGTCTGATGCACCTACCCGTCGGATTGCTGATCAATTTTGGGGAAGCCACGCTGAGGGAAGGCCTGCACCGCATTGTCAACAATCTGACTCCGACGACATCCCCGAGCCTCAAGGTGAATCAATGA